Proteins from a genomic interval of Clostridium scatologenes:
- the preA gene encoding NAD-dependent dihydropyrimidine dehydrogenase subunit PreA — MSKDLSIEFCKIKCENPFFLSSSVVGSNYEMCAKALKMGWAGVVFKTIGFYVPEEVSPRFDVIGKENTPFMGFKNLEQISDHTLEENLAWLKELKKDFPSKIIVASIMGENEKEWTELARLATEAGVDIIECNFSCPQMTTESMGADVGQNPELVKKYCEATRRGTKLPILSKMTPNIENVVMPAAASIEGGADGIAAINTVKSITGIDLDKFTAFPVINGKSSVSGYSGKAIKPIALRFINDLSQSDKLKGIPISGMGGIENWRDAVEFISLGASNLQITTAVMQYGYRIIEDLISGLSLYMEDYGFEKLEDLVGIALNNIVTADKLDRSYVVYPCFNEDKCVGCGRCYISCYDGGHQALKWESKIRQPKLIKKKCVGCHLCVNVCPVTAISSGEKVYK, encoded by the coding sequence ATGAGCAAAGATTTATCTATAGAGTTTTGCAAAATTAAATGTGAAAATCCTTTTTTTCTTTCCTCTTCTGTGGTAGGAAGCAATTATGAAATGTGTGCAAAAGCGCTGAAAATGGGCTGGGCTGGAGTTGTTTTTAAAACTATAGGCTTTTATGTTCCAGAGGAAGTTTCTCCTCGTTTTGATGTAATAGGAAAAGAAAATACACCTTTTATGGGATTTAAAAATTTAGAGCAAATTTCAGATCATACCTTGGAAGAAAATTTAGCCTGGCTTAAAGAATTAAAAAAAGATTTTCCAAGTAAAATAATTGTTGCATCTATAATGGGGGAAAATGAAAAAGAATGGACAGAGCTTGCAAGGCTTGCAACTGAAGCTGGTGTGGATATCATAGAATGTAATTTTTCCTGTCCTCAAATGACCACTGAATCCATGGGGGCAGATGTAGGACAAAATCCAGAGTTGGTTAAGAAATATTGTGAAGCAACTAGAAGAGGTACAAAGCTTCCTATATTGTCGAAAATGACACCTAATATTGAAAATGTGGTAATGCCAGCAGCGGCATCTATTGAAGGTGGAGCAGATGGCATTGCAGCAATAAACACAGTGAAAAGCATAACTGGAATAGATCTTGATAAATTTACAGCTTTTCCAGTTATAAATGGCAAGTCTTCTGTATCTGGATATTCGGGTAAGGCAATAAAGCCTATAGCACTTAGATTTATAAATGATTTATCTCAAAGTGATAAGCTTAAGGGCATTCCTATAAGTGGTATGGGAGGAATAGAAAACTGGAGGGATGCAGTAGAATTTATTAGTTTAGGAGCTAGTAATTTGCAGATTACCACAGCAGTTATGCAGTATGGATATAGGATAATAGAAGATTTAATCAGTGGCCTTAGCTTATACATGGAGGATTATGGCTTTGAAAAACTGGAGGATTTAGTTGGAATAGCTTTAAATAATATAGTTACGGCAGATAAACTAGACAGAAGTTATGTTGTATATCCATGCTTTAATGAAGATAAGTGTGTTGGATGTGGAAGATGTTATATTTCATGCTATGATGGAGGGCATCAGGCTTTAAAATGGGAAAGTAAAATTAGGCAGCCTAAATTAATAAAGAAAAAGTGTGTTGGTTGCCATTTGTGTGTCAATGTATGTCCTGTAACTGCAATTTCAAGTGGTGAGAAAGTATATAAATAA
- the hydA gene encoding dihydropyrimidinase yields MDKIIKNGTIITAFDTYKADIAVIGEKIVMIGENIVDDKAEIIDASGKYVLPGALDAHTHLEMPFGGTVSADNYEAGTRAAACGGVTTVFDFALQQKGEGIIETAKRRDELCRPKACVDYAFHVAITDLTPEVLDEFKAAVDFGISSFKVFMVYKKEGLMVDDAVFCKVLKKGKEVGAMIAVHAENPDLIDMRTEEFLKEGKTSAWYHYLSRPEFVEAEADIRAIHWAKSLNAPLYIVHLANKQGMEEVKKARDEGYEIYAETCPQYLHFTSEVYKREDGRNFVCSPPMKGKESQDALWQGIKSGDIATIATDHCPFQSYEKDWGKEDFTKIPNGCMGIENMYPYMLSEANKGRLSFNRVVELCSTNPAKIYGCAPEKGTIAVGSDADIVIYDPNREFTVSKDNMHSDVDHTIWEGLKLNGYIDMTISRGSIVFKEGDFLGRPGWGKLLKRKAKSYI; encoded by the coding sequence ATGGATAAGATAATTAAAAATGGAACTATTATAACAGCTTTTGATACCTACAAGGCAGATATAGCTGTTATAGGTGAAAAAATTGTTATGATAGGAGAAAATATAGTAGATGATAAAGCTGAAATTATTGATGCTTCAGGTAAATATGTTCTCCCTGGTGCTTTAGATGCGCATACGCATCTGGAAATGCCTTTTGGAGGAACGGTTTCAGCAGATAATTATGAAGCTGGTACACGTGCAGCAGCTTGCGGTGGTGTAACTACTGTTTTTGATTTTGCACTTCAACAAAAAGGTGAGGGAATTATAGAAACAGCTAAAAGAAGAGATGAACTTTGCAGACCTAAGGCTTGTGTAGATTATGCTTTTCATGTAGCTATAACAGATTTAACTCCAGAAGTACTTGATGAATTCAAAGCTGCAGTTGATTTTGGTATATCAAGCTTTAAGGTGTTTATGGTATATAAAAAGGAAGGCTTAATGGTGGATGATGCAGTATTTTGCAAGGTGCTTAAAAAAGGAAAAGAAGTAGGTGCCATGATTGCTGTACATGCTGAAAATCCAGACCTTATAGATATGAGAACAGAAGAATTTTTAAAAGAAGGAAAAACTTCAGCCTGGTATCACTATCTTTCACGCCCGGAATTTGTGGAAGCTGAAGCTGATATTCGAGCTATACACTGGGCAAAATCATTAAATGCACCATTATATATTGTACATCTTGCAAATAAACAAGGAATGGAAGAAGTAAAAAAAGCAAGAGATGAAGGTTATGAGATATATGCAGAAACTTGTCCTCAGTATCTTCATTTTACAAGTGAAGTATATAAAAGAGAAGATGGCAGAAACTTTGTGTGCTCACCTCCAATGAAGGGGAAGGAAAGTCAAGATGCCTTATGGCAGGGAATAAAAAGCGGAGATATAGCTACAATTGCAACAGACCACTGTCCTTTCCAAAGTTATGAAAAAGACTGGGGAAAGGAGGATTTTACAAAGATACCTAATGGGTGTATGGGTATTGAAAATATGTATCCTTATATGCTAAGTGAAGCAAATAAGGGAAGATTATCTTTTAATAGAGTAGTTGAATTGTGTTCAACAAATCCTGCTAAAATATATGGATGCGCTCCAGAAAAAGGAACTATAGCAGTAGGTTCTGATGCAGATATAGTAATATATGATCCTAATAGAGAATTTACAGTTTCAAAAGATAATATGCATTCAGATGTAGATCATACTATATGGGAAGGGTTAAAGCTTAATGGATATATTGATATGACTATTTCCAGAGGAAGTATAGTATTTAAAGAAGGGGATTTTTTAGGAAGACCTGGCTGGGGTAAATTATTAAAGAGGAAGGCAAAAAGTTATATATAG